The sequence CTAATAAAAATACGAAGAAATAATTTTGTAACAATCACATGGAAATCCCTCTAACATAGaatctaaaaagttaaataaacatGGAGTACATCAGTACATATAAAAtattaaggagagaaaaacaagtagcaagagaggtgagaacagacaacagctcaattagcctgcccttcggtgggtccccgctcagatctcaagctggttttagctcatcttgtgcctttacagagagaacatatctgaagcatatcagactggtcccacgtgatccaaaatgccagcaagttcccatgcgttcctgcaggacccgagccctggacataccccattgtgAATACCCtggattttgcaaatggtataccatgatgggggtaattctgatTACTgcgctgccatatggtctcaaaggcaatatagCCCTACTACACCAACCAggcaaatttcaatatgtaaaaactgaaatatgcaagcccatatttgaccctgtaactttgcaAAACATCATGACTTCTACATGATTGTTGTACTTGTGGGACATCACTGCATACATCACTGCATACAaagatgtgtgttttattgcaataaacgctaacattattatgacattcacagttaaaatgggatgcagaacttggaaaataacaacatttcttaatatctctagattttattaatattaaatagtgTTCCATATAtgcatatttgatgtgaaatgaaagctgtgggtgcacttaatatgaaatagaTACATAATGATTAAACAGACATATAACACAaactctaggttttgttttggccaAACTTGTAaatgcctctgtccttaaggttAAACTAATATGTATTTTTAGAAATTTAGTAATTACCAATTCTATGCATCAGAGTATATTTATTCCATGATGACCAAAGTTAAAAAATATACATCTGTGTGAAATAGGTAGATACCTAACTGTAACAAGGGCAAAAAATATAACATTCCAAAGAATAGAATTAAAATGAAATATGAGGAACCTCGTTCACAGGTTCCATAAAGGAATATATGCCAAGCTAATGTCAAAAGACAACTAGATGTACTAtatattttactaagatctgaatTGCAACACATTTTCTTGTAAATTCACCATTTAATTAATTATAGCATTTGTTTTAAAATCTGAAAATCTATTTTAGTAATATTTTTACAAATACCCAAGTAGGCAAAGCCAAATAAGCAATTAATGGAAAGAGTCAACATATCTAATTTGCATATTACATCTTACCTGCGGACACTGTCAGTTGGTGTGACTGCATCATCCCAACTGTGTCTCCTTGAAGTTGATAATGATCTCACTAAAATAGGAATGGGTTCCTGCACTTCAACTATGTCTTCCTCTTCTTGGGGTATATAATTTCTTTCTCCAGGAGCTCCACCTACATTTAATCCTTGTGGTGATCTAGATCCACAGGCCACAGGGCAGAGTAGAGGCTTGGTATAAGTGATGATAACCTCCCCCTTATCAAAGCTAATGTTAGTTTCTCCAGCAACGCAAAATGAAGCTGAAGAACGTTTGGGAGTCATCTTGGGTGAAGGCTCCATTATTACAAGGTCTTTGTAGTATTCTGTCCCTTGAAGTGAAGAGTCTAGGGAATGCAGGTCCTCACTGCTACTTGCAGCATTGTGGGAACACTCATCAAGGTCAACAGAGGCATCATcctagagaagaaaaaaaagttgataaaaacacatgtcctttATTTGCCACTTGTTCATAATGTCAATGTATATTTCCACTGCAACTTTGGAGTTATAGAAATAGAAATTCAATGTACTTGTCCTGAATCTTTTCAGGGCCAGTTTTTgggtgagagtgtcagctgagtactcagtctcagccaatgagctctgTCACGGAAACGGGgcataatttattattgcactatggaatattgtcctttaataTAACTTGTGTAGTGTGACCCTGGCTAGAGGACAAATGGCAGAGAGAAATTGCTCTTTTGATCAAAAGGGGCTTATGCAAGGTGTGAAACGGATTGCCCTTTTTGATCTATCAAAGGTCCTGCAAGGTGAGACATTTTACACTTAACCCGCCTgttgcttcccccaacaaccaactGCCTCCACTtccccttccagccataatggaaaaaggtttgtgtgtgtgtgtgtgtgtgtgtatgtgtgaatcccTGCCAGTGTGTGagactttctgtctgtgtgtgtgtgtgtgactgtcttcctgtgtgtgactgtaactgtatgtgtgactgtaactttgtgtgtcgctgtagctgtgcctttgtgtgtgcatgtgcctgtatgtgtgcaactgtgtgtgtatgtgactatctgcctttaatggagtgagtgtgtgtgtgtctatcagcgtgagtgagtgtctgcctgcgtgtatccgagtgtgtgtgactgtctgcttgtaacagagtatgtgtgactgtctgcttgtgactgtgtgtgtgactgtctgcctgtaactgttcgtcatttcgtgtgtgtttgtctctgtgactgtctgcttgtaactgagcatgtgtgactgtctgcctgtaactgtgcatgtctgactgtctgcttgtgactgtctgcctgtacctgtgtgtgttactgtatacaggcaacttgggGGGGCGCCATGAAGCACGAATGTGGATTAAGAAGTTCAACCGTCCTTCCAGTGTGGAAGTTAACAGAGACACATTTTCTCAAAGACTGTTAATTATTTCCCCTCTCTCTTGCCCACCTGTGTATAGAAGCTTCCTGATAACATAGTTTTGGGTTGTCTATAGGAAAAGGACTCAACTGAAAAGCAGTCTACAATGCAGGGTATGTTAGCATAGTGTGTTCTGAGTATATTTGGTGTTAATAATTACACAATTCACTCAAAATTTGTGGTTAAAGGTTCTGTTATAGCTATGGATAGAATGAGACGGTGCTGCCAATGACCATGGCATGTATCTGCATAATTTATGTCTGGCTGGGTCCCATATAGAGAACAGTAATCTGCAAGTAAGGAGTGTGGTTGACAGAATCTGTCTGTGGGTTCAGGGTATAAAATCtgctatattaaaggaacactataagaacctaaacaactttagtttaatgaagcagttttagtgtatagatcatgcttctcaggtttcactgatcaattcactgccatttaggagctaaatcacatttctgtttatgcagcccttgtcacacctcccctgactctgattgacacagcctgcattaaaaaaaactggtttcactttcaatcagatgtaatttaccttaaaaattgtatatctttctctgtaaattgaacttaatcACAATCATATACACAAGGCTCTtgaaaggtctagcaagctattaatatagcaggggataataaaatctaaattaaacagaacttgcaataaaggaaggataaactttagatgacactttacaggaagtgtatagaaaggctgtgcaagtcacatacagggaggtgtgactagggttcataaacaaggagatttaactcctaaatggcagagaattgagcagcgagactgcagggacatgagctatacaccaaaactgcttcattaagctaaagttgttttggtgactatagtgtccctttaaccacttaGTGACCGgtgacgtatcaggtacgtccgacaaaaaatggtccttaaggaccgcggatcaTGATCGCTtgcagcagctctaatggtattacAGCGATGCCTCAATGTTGAGGCAACGTTGTAATACCCTCCTCACTGCCGGGGGCAACCGGAGATTACCGGGTGATCCCTCACCCCGGAGCGATCACTTCTGGGTTGCTCCACGTGGCGCCCGGCAG comes from Pelobates fuscus isolate aPelFus1 chromosome 5, aPelFus1.pri, whole genome shotgun sequence and encodes:
- the LOC134612215 gene encoding uncharacterized protein LOC134612215; protein product: MSDSVLNNSWPSFSKLWMKRWSFKRASECKPCSGFIMAEEKDDASVDLDECSHNAASSSEDLHSLDSSLQGTEYYKDLVIMEPSPKMTPKRSSASFCVAGETNISFDKGEVIITYTKPLLCPVACGSRSPQGLNVGGAPGERNYIPQEEEDIVEVQEPIPILVRSLSTSRRHSWDDAVTPTDSVRRCAHALAEYKLVIIRLVK